In a single window of the Rhizobium tropici CIAT 899 genome:
- a CDS encoding ABC transporter permease: protein MTMVATSEEAVQEGAAVRRRSSKTLWLLAPGMIWMVAFLVLPMLMMVYVSFWTQTTFKIEPALTLQSWITFLTSATYLGALWTTIRIWLLVLLSTLIVGYPAALFVGLLIKNKTLQTVLLVLCVIPFWTSFLIRVLAWRPMLGTEGAINMILMNLGVIRQPIEVLLFSELSVIIGMTQIYCVFMVGPIAFMMGRIDASVIEAAQDLGAGFWRIFRTIILPLSMPGVVVGAIFVSVMVLGEFATSAALSGRKVNLLGNIIVTQVGSLKWAFAAVAGVVLTIIMGAVVAALLKVVDLRKEL, encoded by the coding sequence ATGACCATGGTCGCGACATCAGAGGAAGCCGTGCAGGAAGGCGCAGCCGTGCGCCGGAGATCGAGCAAGACGCTCTGGCTTCTTGCGCCGGGCATGATCTGGATGGTCGCCTTCCTCGTCCTGCCGATGCTGATGATGGTCTACGTTTCCTTCTGGACGCAGACGACCTTCAAGATCGAACCGGCGCTGACCTTGCAGAGTTGGATCACCTTCCTGACGAGCGCCACCTATCTCGGTGCGCTCTGGACGACGATCCGCATCTGGCTGCTTGTGCTTCTGTCGACGCTTATCGTCGGCTATCCGGCAGCGCTCTTCGTCGGCCTTCTCATCAAGAACAAGACGCTGCAGACCGTGTTGCTGGTACTCTGCGTCATCCCGTTTTGGACGTCCTTCCTGATCCGAGTTCTCGCCTGGCGGCCGATGCTCGGCACCGAGGGCGCGATCAACATGATCCTGATGAATCTGGGCGTTATTCGGCAGCCGATCGAGGTACTGTTGTTTTCGGAACTGTCCGTCATCATCGGTATGACCCAGATCTACTGCGTCTTCATGGTCGGGCCGATCGCCTTCATGATGGGTCGCATCGACGCCTCGGTCATCGAGGCGGCCCAGGATCTCGGTGCGGGCTTCTGGCGCATCTTCCGCACGATCATCCTGCCGCTTTCGATGCCCGGCGTGGTGGTCGGTGCGATCTTCGTTTCCGTCATGGTTCTGGGTGAATTCGCAACGTCCGCCGCCCTGTCCGGCCGCAAGGTCAATCTGCTCGGCAACATCATCGTCACCCAGGTCGGCTCGTTGAAATGGGCCTTCGCCGCCGTTGCCGGCGTTGTGCTGACGATCATCATGGGTGCTGTTGTCGCCGCCCTGCTCAAGGTCGTCGACCTCAGAAAGGAGCTCTGA
- a CDS encoding ABC transporter ATP-binding protein — protein sequence MSTVLQLSQVTKSYGPSAALDGIDFSLPDDAYISLLGPSGSGKTTLLRVIAGFEEPDAGSVLFHGKRLDGVEPHDRGIGFVFQNFALFPHLSVAENVAFGLRNRKVDPVTDARVLAKRVQDMLSLVGLSGFDDRAVTQISGGQRQRVALARTLVTEPKMVLLDEPLGALDANLRGRMRSELKIIRERCGVTFLHVTGSESEALAMGDLVLVLDRGRIAQAAASDVVYNSPATASVARFLNCYNLFAGDVVADAFVGPAGRFPLNGSRRKAPQPAYAIRYDRVSIRSRDAVLSDDEVRIEADFIASEYSGAAVNSFFALDGGHIFEVESHLSHARPPAFVEKDRYALVWKKEDALVFG from the coding sequence GTGTCGACCGTTCTTCAGCTCAGCCAAGTCACCAAGTCCTATGGCCCGTCAGCTGCACTGGACGGGATAGATTTCTCTCTGCCCGACGATGCCTATATCTCGCTGCTCGGGCCGAGTGGTTCCGGCAAGACGACGCTGCTGCGCGTCATTGCCGGCTTCGAGGAACCTGATGCCGGTTCGGTCCTCTTCCACGGCAAACGGCTTGACGGCGTGGAGCCGCATGATCGCGGCATCGGCTTCGTTTTTCAGAACTTCGCTCTGTTTCCGCATCTTTCCGTTGCCGAGAACGTCGCCTTCGGCCTGCGCAATCGCAAGGTCGATCCGGTGACGGATGCGCGCGTCCTGGCAAAAAGGGTTCAGGATATGCTGTCGCTGGTCGGCCTCAGCGGATTTGACGACCGCGCGGTGACGCAGATTTCCGGCGGTCAGCGCCAACGCGTCGCCTTGGCACGTACTCTGGTGACGGAGCCGAAGATGGTGCTGCTGGACGAGCCGCTCGGCGCGCTCGACGCCAATCTGCGCGGCCGCATGCGAAGCGAGCTCAAGATCATCCGCGAACGCTGCGGCGTCACCTTCCTGCATGTTACGGGCAGCGAGAGCGAGGCCCTGGCGATGGGGGACCTGGTGCTTGTGCTCGATCGCGGCCGCATCGCGCAGGCCGCCGCCTCGGACGTCGTCTACAACAGCCCGGCAACGGCCTCGGTCGCCCGTTTTCTCAATTGCTATAACCTCTTTGCCGGCGATGTCGTCGCGGATGCTTTCGTCGGCCCGGCCGGTCGCTTCCCCTTGAATGGTTCGCGCCGAAAGGCGCCGCAGCCAGCCTATGCGATCCGCTACGACCGCGTTTCGATCCGCTCCCGCGATGCGGTGCTATCGGATGACGAAGTGCGCATCGAGGCGGATTTCATCGCCAGCGAATATTCCGGTGCGGCGGTCAATTCCTTCTTTGCGCTCGATGGCGGCCACATCTTCGAGGTCGAATCCCATCTGAGCCATGCCCGTCCGCCGGCCTTTGTCGAGAAGGACCGCTATGCGCTCGTCTGGAAGAAGGAGGATGCCCTTGTTTTCGGTTGA
- a CDS encoding GntR family transcriptional regulator, protein MTENHARPNAQKRYEIAEDVLRGNIEDNTLPRGVVLLEGPIADILQISRAPVQRALQTLESEGLVHRFNGRGYLVGPAGQGIEPKRADIKTLGLTIPRHADEALQSRASWERIYNTVEADVAGCVVFGQYRIIEIELADHFNVSRTVVRDVLTRLRERGLVRKNQSSHWIAGPLTAQMIKDHYGLRGMLEPQALVAGASRVDRERLDDLFQRLSDLERHEPADHLAALETIHADFIEICILATPNERLKESIRNNLLPVTATERLLRRLGLPGDPAIITELRLIAELLLRGAVKAAAAMMENHLEASVDRTIAQMKIVAIIPSPGVTAAYLTRVLE, encoded by the coding sequence ATGACCGAAAACCATGCGCGCCCGAATGCGCAAAAGCGCTACGAGATCGCCGAGGATGTTCTGCGTGGCAATATCGAGGACAACACGCTGCCGCGCGGCGTGGTGCTCCTCGAAGGGCCGATCGCCGATATCCTGCAGATTTCGCGCGCGCCCGTGCAGAGGGCGCTGCAGACGCTGGAGAGCGAGGGACTGGTACATCGCTTCAACGGACGCGGCTATCTCGTCGGTCCCGCTGGCCAGGGCATCGAGCCGAAGCGCGCCGATATCAAGACCCTCGGCCTGACCATTCCGCGCCACGCCGACGAGGCCTTGCAGAGCCGCGCGTCCTGGGAGCGCATCTACAATACCGTCGAGGCCGATGTCGCCGGCTGCGTCGTCTTTGGCCAGTACCGCATTATCGAGATCGAGCTCGCCGACCATTTCAACGTCAGCCGCACCGTGGTGCGTGACGTGCTGACGCGTCTGCGCGAACGCGGTCTTGTGCGCAAGAACCAGTCGTCCCACTGGATCGCCGGCCCGCTGACGGCGCAGATGATCAAGGATCACTACGGCCTGCGCGGCATGCTGGAGCCGCAGGCGCTGGTCGCTGGGGCCAGCCGCGTCGACCGGGAGCGACTGGATGATCTGTTCCAGCGCCTCTCCGATCTCGAGCGGCACGAACCGGCCGACCACCTTGCGGCGCTGGAAACCATCCATGCCGACTTCATCGAGATTTGCATTCTCGCGACACCGAATGAGCGGCTGAAGGAATCGATCCGCAACAATCTGCTGCCTGTCACGGCGACGGAGCGATTGCTGCGGCGGCTCGGGCTGCCCGGCGATCCCGCCATCATCACGGAGTTGCGCCTGATCGCGGAACTGCTGCTGCGAGGTGCCGTCAAGGCGGCGGCGGCGATGATGGAGAACCATCTCGAAGCCTCGGTCGACCGCACGATCGCACAAATGAAAATCGTCGCCATCATCCCAAGCCCCGGCGTGACGGCCGCCTACTTGACCCGCGTTCTCGAGTGA
- a CDS encoding IS6 family transposase, giving the protein MTDRDPLYRRHRFPGEIIAHAVWLYFRFPLSLRMVEDMLAARGIIVSHQTVRLWAEKFGRAFASEIRCRSAGRLGGKWHLDEVVVSIGGKKHWLWRAVDEDGFVLDVLVQSRRNTKAAKRLMRKLLKSQGRTPRVMITDELRSYDAAKREIMPGVEHRSHRGLNNRAENSHQPVRRRERVMKRFKARRHLQCFVSIHDPIANLFHIPRHDIPSSHHRELRSAAMNLWAKITRA; this is encoded by the coding sequence ATGACAGACCGTGATCCACTCTATCGCCGCCATCGCTTTCCTGGCGAGATAATCGCCCACGCGGTGTGGCTCTATTTCCGTTTTCCTCTCAGTCTGCGGATGGTCGAGGATATGCTGGCGGCGCGTGGGATTATTGTCTCGCACCAGACTGTGCGGCTATGGGCCGAGAAATTCGGACGTGCCTTTGCGAGCGAGATCCGCTGCCGCTCAGCCGGTCGGCTGGGCGGCAAGTGGCACCTCGACGAGGTCGTCGTTTCGATAGGCGGCAAGAAGCACTGGCTCTGGCGAGCCGTCGATGAGGACGGTTTCGTCCTCGACGTTCTGGTTCAAAGTCGTCGCAATACCAAGGCGGCCAAGCGTCTCATGCGCAAGCTGTTGAAGAGCCAGGGGCGCACGCCGCGAGTGATGATCACCGACGAGCTTCGGTCCTACGACGCTGCAAAGCGCGAGATCATGCCAGGTGTCGAGCATCGCTCCCACAGAGGCTTGAACAATCGGGCGGAGAATTCCCACCAGCCAGTCCGGCGACGAGAGCGGGTCATGAAACGCTTCAAGGCTAGGCGACATCTACAGTGCTTCGTCTCCATCCATGATCCGATCGCAAACCTGTTCCACATCCCCCGCCACGACATCCCCTCCAGCCATCATCGAGAACTGCGTTCAGCGGCGATGAACCTGTGGGCGAAAATCACTCGAGCGTGA
- a CDS encoding LysR family transcriptional regulator has translation MDLLALADFNLVARHGGFGRAARATGRPKATLSRRVAELEASLDLRLFERGARMLKLTEEGRALFERTGALLTELDETAKAIASGGHSPRGRLRISAPLLFSQTALGKLAAGFVRKYPEVQLEITTEDRAVDMIEEAYDVVIRVNPEPDESLVGRVFLHDRLVVVASPDLPRPAGRNAVPAVSRGAMAQAESWEVTTSAGKFRLVARPVLSVSSFIMVRDAVRAGVGAARLPLSLAIPDLATGRLVSWGEVEGFQTALWALYPTRRLLSARVSAFLDYLKEAFPRGTPEELAAYME, from the coding sequence ATGGACCTGCTCGCTCTCGCCGATTTCAATCTGGTCGCCCGTCATGGCGGGTTCGGAAGGGCCGCTCGCGCAACAGGTCGTCCGAAGGCAACCTTGTCACGGCGCGTGGCCGAGCTGGAGGCAAGTCTCGACCTGCGCCTGTTCGAGCGCGGTGCACGGATGCTGAAGCTGACGGAGGAGGGGCGCGCACTCTTCGAGCGAACGGGCGCGCTGCTGACCGAGCTCGACGAAACGGCGAAGGCGATCGCTTCAGGTGGACATAGCCCCCGCGGTCGGTTGAGGATCAGCGCGCCCTTGCTGTTCTCGCAGACGGCGTTGGGAAAGCTTGCAGCAGGATTCGTCCGGAAATATCCCGAAGTTCAGCTCGAGATCACGACGGAAGACCGGGCCGTCGACATGATCGAGGAAGCCTATGATGTGGTCATTCGCGTGAATCCGGAGCCGGATGAAAGCCTTGTCGGCCGCGTCTTCCTGCATGATCGGCTTGTTGTCGTGGCAAGTCCCGACCTGCCGCGTCCAGCAGGCCGCAATGCTGTTCCCGCCGTCAGCCGTGGAGCGATGGCCCAGGCTGAATCGTGGGAGGTCACGACTTCAGCGGGAAAATTTCGCCTTGTGGCAAGGCCGGTTCTGAGCGTCTCCTCCTTCATCATGGTTCGCGATGCCGTCCGCGCCGGCGTGGGCGCGGCGCGTCTACCCCTATCGCTCGCCATTCCGGATCTGGCCACTGGCAGGCTGGTGAGTTGGGGTGAGGTAGAAGGATTTCAGACCGCCCTTTGGGCGCTATACCCGACGCGGCGGCTGCTCAGTGCCCGCGTGTCTGCATTTCTGGACTATCTTAAGGAAGCTTTTCCTCGGGGAACGCCTGAGGAGCTTGCTGCCTATATGGAATGA
- a CDS encoding SDR family oxidoreductase, protein MTILVTGATGRVGHHVVDQLVKRGAKVRVLTRDPSKANVPAGVEVAQGDLLDIDALRSAFDGVSTLFLLNAVTGDEFAQAIITLNIAREEGVERVVYLSVFEADRAVNVPHFAVKFGAERMLVQMGFSATILRPTYFIDNELMIKDVILNHGVYPMPIGSKGVAMVDARDIAEVAAIELIRRDQAPGKLPIETINLVGPDTLTGPDMAKIWSDLLGRPVVYGGDDPSGFEENMASFMPKWTAYEMRLMAERYVSDGMIPEIGDIERLTTILGRPLHSYRDFAAAIANAA, encoded by the coding sequence ATGACCATTCTCGTTACAGGCGCCACCGGCCGTGTCGGCCACCATGTCGTCGATCAACTCGTCAAGCGCGGCGCAAAGGTCCGCGTGCTGACCCGCGATCCCTCGAAGGCCAATGTCCCGGCCGGCGTCGAAGTTGCCCAAGGCGACCTCCTCGACATCGATGCCCTGCGCAGCGCCTTCGATGGCGTCAGCACGCTGTTCCTTCTGAATGCCGTTACCGGCGATGAGTTCGCCCAGGCGATCATCACGCTCAACATCGCCCGCGAGGAAGGCGTCGAACGGGTCGTCTATCTCTCTGTGTTCGAAGCCGATCGCGCGGTGAACGTGCCGCATTTCGCCGTCAAGTTCGGCGCCGAGCGCATGCTCGTGCAGATGGGCTTCAGCGCCACCATCCTGCGCCCGACCTACTTCATCGACAATGAGCTGATGATCAAGGACGTGATCCTCAATCACGGCGTCTATCCGATGCCGATCGGCAGCAAGGGTGTTGCCATGGTGGACGCCCGCGATATCGCCGAGGTCGCCGCCATCGAGCTGATCCGCCGCGACCAGGCTCCCGGCAAGCTGCCGATCGAGACGATCAATCTGGTCGGACCCGACACGCTGACCGGCCCGGATATGGCCAAGATCTGGTCGGACTTGCTCGGCCGGCCGGTTGTTTACGGCGGCGACGATCCCAGCGGGTTCGAAGAGAACATGGCGAGCTTCATGCCGAAGTGGACCGCTTATGAGATGCGCCTGATGGCGGAACGCTATGTCAGCGACGGCATGATCCCCGAGATCGGCGACATCGAACGGCTGACCACCATCCTCGGCCGCCCGCTGCACAGCTATCGTGACTTCGCAGCGGCGATTGCGAACGCAGCATAG
- a CDS encoding DUF4168 domain-containing protein — MIVRHIPAASLTAAVLSLMVLGNQAFAQQATQEQPPAQVQQPDSNAAAAPVSDQKIEAFAVAYLQVDKIRQEYSAKIGATQDPTAKQQLQTEASKQMVQAVQTSPGMSVNEYNAILTAAKSDPVLVKKVQDKIQKAEPAQQ, encoded by the coding sequence ATGATTGTTCGTCATATCCCCGCTGCATCGCTGACCGCCGCAGTCTTGAGCTTGATGGTTCTCGGCAACCAGGCCTTTGCGCAGCAAGCAACGCAGGAGCAGCCACCTGCGCAAGTGCAGCAGCCCGACAGCAATGCAGCGGCTGCACCCGTCAGCGACCAGAAGATAGAGGCCTTTGCGGTTGCCTATCTCCAGGTGGACAAGATCAGGCAGGAATACTCGGCCAAGATCGGCGCAACGCAGGATCCAACCGCGAAGCAACAGCTCCAGACCGAGGCAAGCAAGCAGATGGTGCAGGCCGTCCAGACCTCGCCGGGCATGTCGGTGAACGAATATAACGCAATTCTGACGGCCGCAAAGAGTGATCCTGTGCTTGTGAAGAAAGTCCAGGACAAGATCCAGAAAGCCGAGCCTGCACAGCAATAG
- the kdgD gene encoding 5-dehydro-4-deoxyglucarate dehydratase has product MDPIELKKAVGSGLLSFPVTHFDSDLKFDEAKYRRHVEWLAGYDAAALFAAGGTGEFFSLNPAEIPQVVRAAKASAGNTPIISGAGYGTSLAVEIAKSAEKAGADGVLLLPPYLMSSEQAGLIAHVKAVCQSVGIGVIIYNRDNAVLSADSIARLADECPNLIGCKDGVGDVDKVIEITTTLKDRLVYVGGMPTHEVYAQAYFAAGVTTYSSAVFNFIPALAQRFYSALRSADQATVDEILTGFFFPFVALRNRKKGYAVSIIKAGLHVLGKDPGPVRPPLTDLTPEELSALAKIIEMAKAA; this is encoded by the coding sequence ATGGACCCGATTGAACTGAAAAAGGCGGTTGGCAGCGGTCTGCTGTCCTTCCCGGTCACCCATTTCGATAGCGATCTCAAATTCGACGAGGCGAAATACCGCCGCCATGTCGAATGGCTGGCAGGCTATGATGCTGCAGCCCTTTTTGCAGCCGGCGGAACAGGTGAATTCTTCTCCCTCAATCCTGCCGAAATCCCGCAGGTTGTCCGCGCCGCGAAGGCATCTGCCGGCAATACGCCAATCATCTCCGGAGCAGGCTACGGCACGTCGCTCGCCGTCGAGATCGCCAAGTCGGCCGAAAAGGCTGGAGCCGATGGGGTGCTGCTTTTGCCGCCTTACCTCATGTCTTCGGAACAGGCAGGTCTCATCGCCCACGTCAAGGCGGTCTGCCAATCCGTGGGGATCGGGGTCATCATCTACAATCGGGACAATGCGGTGCTCAGCGCCGACAGCATCGCGCGGCTTGCCGACGAGTGCCCCAATCTCATCGGCTGCAAAGATGGGGTCGGCGATGTCGACAAGGTGATCGAGATCACCACGACCCTCAAGGACCGTCTCGTCTATGTCGGCGGCATGCCAACCCATGAAGTCTATGCCCAGGCCTATTTCGCTGCCGGTGTGACGACCTATTCTTCCGCCGTCTTCAACTTCATCCCTGCGCTGGCTCAGCGTTTTTACAGTGCTTTGCGGAGCGCAGACCAGGCAACGGTGGACGAAATCCTCACGGGCTTCTTCTTCCCCTTCGTCGCCCTGCGCAATCGGAAGAAAGGCTATGCGGTCTCGATCATCAAGGCCGGCTTGCACGTTCTCGGCAAAGATCCCGGCCCGGTGCGGCCACCATTGACTGATCTGACGCCGGAGGAGCTGTCAGCACTCGCTAAGATCATCGAGATGGCCAAGGCAGCTTAA